The sequence TAGGTCTGTGGGgcgtatattatcatgctatttgcaCAAAGAAAATACTAAATTACGGCGTGTCGGATTGTACCTCAGGACACCCGGCCATTTTCCCATCACTTACGTCGTTCACCTCGCCAGCTGCACCTCAATGGAGGCTTCATCGGCCGCGTCACTGACATCATCCTTGCAAACTGTCGAAGCGAGTCCGCCTTCAGCACTTGAAATGCAACGCCCATTAAACGGCCGTGTCTCGCGGAGACCAAAATTTCTCACCAAATGAACAATAGTACTCATTGAAGTGTTCGCAGAAACACCAACATATGATGCACTAGAGAAATCTATCAAAAAGTACAGAAAAGATGCCTTTCATTGTTTGTTACGGAAGTAAAGAAGGTTCAAAAAACGTTTTTCTATCTCACAAGAAACCTTCGGTGAGGTGGCTAGTGCGTCGATTACTAGCGTTTCGATCCGTTCAGATCTGATGCAGAAAAACAAAGGTAAACGTTTGCACACGGTCGACCGGCCAAGCGTTCAGCCGGTCGTACCGCTCGCTCCACTGCAGGCCCACCTTATCCCTTCTTTATGCGTGTCTTCCTCCTTGGCTCGCTGCCtctcctttcttttttctttccccACCACGACCTGCTTGGCGCCCAACCTCGCCGCTTCGTCGTTGCCGGTGAGCCCCTCTTCTCAAACTGCCATGGACGCGGCACCCTCGAGCTTGACCTCTTCCCCTCCTCTATCTCTACCCCCCACCAGGACCATCGTTTGCGCGCCCCTCACCACCGCTGCTGCAACGACCCACTCCGTCGCTACTCCAAGCTTCCTCGCCGAGCTTCTGCAGCCGGCGGCGGCGCCACGGGCGTCGACCTTTTTTTTGCTTCAACCAAAACGGCGCTGTGAAACGAGATGGGGGTAGTGCTACAACCAGCGACGTTGGAAGCTACAACCGGCTTTGGCGAAAGCTGCATCCAAAGAGTAGAAAGCTACAACCAGTGCACCGGCGGAAGCTGGAACCAGAGACAAGAAAAGCTACAACCATCATCCGGATTTGCTACAACGGATGCGGCGACAGCACCAACCACCGGAGCTGCACTCGCGAGCAATGACTCCACAGTGGCGACCCCTTTTGCTGGAACCATCACCAGCTTTCGCTACTACAGGCAGGAAATTTGCTACATCTATCATAAAGGGAGCTGCATGGTGCTCGACCGACAGATCTTTTTTGCTGAAACCGACTACTAGCGGAGCTGCAACCACGCAACGCGGATGCTGGAACCATTGCCGACGAAAGATGGAACTGGTGTCTTTTTTTTGCTTCAACCAACGAAGTGGTGCTGAGATGATGATGTGCGCCGCCGTGGTGAGCTgcaaacggcaccagaaaagataCATCCAGCCTTTTGTTTTGCTACATTGATTTTGATGTGTGAAGCTTAATCCCAGGAGACGACAGCGAGGAGCACGGACGGCGCCACTTGTGCGGTGGGGCGGCACGACCCGATGGCTGCAACCTTGCCGGCTGCTGCTAGGAACGCACTGCCGCAGTAGCGACGCATCCCACAGGTAGAAGATGGAAGATGTGGTAGTCATGGTGAGGCGACTGCGAGGTTgcaagcacacccaccacgacgaGGCGCGCGTCCATGGCTGGGAGCGGTACGACCCGCGGCGCTTGCGGGCGCGGCCGGAGACGTGCGCGCTGGAGGTGCTTGCGGGGGCTGGTGGTGCCGGCGAGGGCTGGTGTTGTGGGTGGGGATCGATAGCGGAGAACGACCAGCGAAGAAGATGAGAGTTGACTCGGGGGGAAAAGAGTTTTCTAATCTAACGGCTGTGCGTTGTCCAATCGAACGATGTAGCTGCGACCGGTGGAAGCCTTGCGCCGGTCGACCGGCGCAGATCACTGCCCAAAAACAAAGCTTTCAGAAATTACAAAAATCGTGTAGTTATTGTTAGAGCGCAGCTGAAGTCTTGAGGCATTTAGAtgttacttcctccgttcctaaatattccaaaagtCTTTTTAAAAATTCCAATACTAACTACATACCGTGCAAAATAAATGTGTAGTCAAATGACCACGCACGAGAAACATGCAAGATCATTTTCGTCGATTATAGCTTGTTTTTTTCATGGCAGCTGGAGTTTTTGATATGAAGATTAACATTTTGGTATTACTCGATCCATTCATTTCGTGAAGAATGAAGTGTTGGTCTCTATTCTGTTTGTTAAGGGCTCcaatttagttaatttttttagtACTACTCCCTTGTCAAACTGGCAGTCAGGTCGGGTGAATGGGTTACCAAACCCATGAACGATAAGTAAATGGGTCCACCCATTCGCCCACAGCCCATAGCAGCAGACCCATGCCCGACAGATAACCCATGGGCATAGGAGCAGACCCACGCCCGAACCCTACAGGTAACCCATGGGGATAGGAGCAGACCCACGCCCGAACCCGACAGGTAACCCATGGGGATAGGAGCAGACCCATGCCCGAACCTGATAGGTAACCTGACCCAATGGGTTACCCATCGGTTTCCGAACAGTGCACAACATAGTATAGTTGCAAAAATTCATACTATAACAAAGATCGATTCACAGTGGCAAAAATGCACAAATAGCTTCAATTGCTAGCCATCAATGGCAAAAATGCACAGAAAagcatcacaaatacagtacatggttCAGGTCTTGAAGAGCACACATACATGGCGAGAACGTATCATGTGCACCGAGCCAACTCATGCACCGAATGCACTCATACGAACCATTGGATAAAAAACTGAATAGTTCTTTTGTTTAGCAAAATCAACCCACATTACACATCTCCCTCTCCTATAAATAAATCTACGTGTTTAATTTGTTTGCTTCAAACAAAAAGGTGTCATGTATTTTTAAACTAAATGTCCGatttctgacctgttctgactgccATCTTTGTTTTGACGTTATCTTCTAATCAAGAACAATATTGAGTATATTTTAAAAATTAAAATGCTTTTACTTTCTAAAATTGAACTCGAAACTTGGCTGCAACATACACATGTTTTGCTTCTCTCACACGCGCGGCCCGGGTGCACATCCTTCTAATACATCACAAGTTCCAAGCCAAACTTCAAAAAACCAGCAAATTATAATTTTTGGAAACATATCGAACATCAATCTTATTTCGAATATCTTGTCAAGACATAAATTACAGGAAAAACAGATCTTAAATCAATCATTCAGTTCAAAATATatgaaccattttatgtttggCCAGAAAAACAAACATACAGATCTTTTGATGGGAGTTAGTGCTGTGGAGTGCGGGTTAGTTTGTAGAAAGTGCAAGGTTGCCTTTGCAAAAAAGGCATAGTCCTTTTGACCAAAATCTGGCCCACTAATTTTTCATCCAAGGGTCCTGAATCCATCGGTGCATTGGGTGCACAAATTGGCTCGGTGCACCTGATATGTTCTCTGGTTCAAAATAGCATCACAAATATTTCCATCCAAacaaaaaagcttgtccctcaaatgaatgtatctagcactaagttagtgctagatacatccatttgaaggaaagctttttcggacggagggggtACATGGTTCAGGTCCAGGAGCACAAATACAAAGGTTCAGGTGCACAAATAGTAGCAGAAATACAAGGTTCAGCAGCAGCACAAATACACAAAAAACAAGGTTCAGGTTGAGTACTTATGGGCCAACAAGCTAGCAGCAGCAAGTAGTAGTGTAACAGCTAATGGAGGTAGCAGAGTAGTGTAGCAGCTGGTAGCATCAGGCTTCAGTTAGGATGGATTGAGCATCAACCTCCTGAAACATAAGAAAATAGAAGCATTCAAAGTAAAGAACAAGATTTGCATTAAAATCTAAGATTAAAAGGCGCATGGAGCCTGCTGCCTGCTGCTCGAGGAAGAACAAGGATTGAGACAGCGGCGGCGGTGCTTGGTTGGGGGATCCAGCGACCTTCGACCTGCGACGGCGTGGCCGCGGgggacagtggcggcggcggcggcggcttgaggaTGGCAGAGAGCAAGAGCTAGTTTAGTTGAGTGAGAGGAGGCGTGGAGTGGAGAACGTGGTCCAGTTGGCTTCTCTGGTAAAACCTAAGGTGCTGAGTGCTGACTTACTGAACTGGGCCAGGGACGGTGGGCTGGCAGGCAAGGTTCGGGAGGCTACTACTATTTAGATATGAAGGGACCAGATGTCAGCTAATCGCGCAACCCAGGTGACCCACAGGCAGGACCTCATGCCCATACCCTACCCGTGACTAATCGGGTTACCCATCGGGCTTATCCATGGGTGAATATGccgacccataccctacccattcgggTTGGGTGCCCATGGGCACGGCCGCCCATGGGTCGGATTGCCGGGTTGACTcccttgtaaagaaatataagagcgtttagatcagtaAAGTACTGATCTAAACgcacgctcttatatttctttaaggAGGGAGTACCTATTAAGTCTGAAGCTCTTTTTCCGCTTAACAAGCAAGCAATTCACTCGTCCTGCAAGAAAGACATGACATTCTAGATCGCCAGGATATAGAGAAGATGCTAAGCATTCCCGGCCAGATCGATCATATCCATCAGCAGGAGTTATTTAAAAAAGAAGGAATCTAACTTCCGAGAAACCAAGTACTTGTGCAGACCTTTCGAGAGTATAAACATGACATATTGGCCAAGATACAGCTACTGAACACAATCAGAACAGAAATACTTGATTCAACATAACTAATTATAGTTGATATCAATACACAGATAGTTAAACATCTGATCCATTCATAGACAGTTGGACAACAAATACTAGTAAAACAGGATAGGGTACAGAGATAGTTAAATATCTGATTCATAAATAAATACTAATCAATAAAACAGTACAGTAAAACAGGTATAGTTTCAAACCTCAAGGTTAGGTCTTGCATACAACATGGACCGACCAAGCAACGGTGATCTCCACCTTGGAGTCCCCAATGTCACATACAGCTTTACTTATGTTGCAAAGCTTGGGGGTGAACTTGACATGACCTTTTGCAGAAACAACACCAGACTCTGAATAGGCTTCTACCTGAACTTTTAAGGTCTCTTCTAACTTTTCTGGATAATAAAAATGATCTACCGGTAACTCCACGGAAACAACACGCCTCATTAGATCAAGGTAACCATCAGTGCTCATTGGCATTTCTCCATCATCGCAATAACGAGAATCAAGCAACACAACTTGTGTGCCTGGGGGATCAATAAAGGGCAGCCCGGTCCATGTAGCTCCCGCTCCTGGGGGATCTTCCATCAAAAAGCCTTTACTATCACAGACAATAGCTTCATTAGATTTCAACGAGCAAGCAACGCGGCCCCCATATTTGAATGTGCATGTGCCAGCATTAACGATCTGGACAGCTATGATTGTAGCCTGAACTGAATTCACAAGCTGCTGCAGGCTTAACTTGATTTCACATAGGCAGTTGTGTAAGCCAATACTATAGAGGTCAGCACAGGAATGAATGTAGGGGTATGCTTGATATATCAATGCTCTGTCGCAAGACTTTGTTCTGCCCTTAACCATGAGTTCGACTTCAAACTCGACCTCAGGCAAAATTGCCCGAGCTGGACCAGTCAAGCACAAAAAAGGATCCTGCAAGCATCGTTATATACACTTAATTGCAACAAACGAATTAAGAAAAGACACATGCAGCATACGTTcaggaaaggaaaaaaaatgaaaggAAAATGAAGAGAACTCAAAACTAAAAGCATACATACAGCTTCTGTGACTTTCTGGGCATTATTCCTCATTCGATTGAAGAGAATGTTGCGGTTGAAATCCACTCTGTCTCTGGCAGCGACCACACCATACACGTAAAGAGGCCAATTTAAGTCGCCTTTGATCTGGGCAATCTTGATGGAGAAGATCTCCAAGCTGGTCCCGGTGGTAACTGCAACGTCATCTTCAGAGGCTACTCCAGGCGGGCAGAAAGTAAAATGCATAGGACTTATCATGCCTGTACCAGCAAGAGCGAGGAATCGATATGAATTCACTTAGACAAAGAAGAAAGAATATGCTTGAAAAATGAGTTAGGTGATACACCCGGTGATTAAGAGAATAAGGCAAATTAAGTGATCAAACAGATTAATTGTCAATGCTTGTCTGCAGTTTATCTTGCTTACTTTCAGCTTCGAAGGTAGAGCCAGCCAATAAACCCTTCCTGCCTCTACGGTAGGTAGCATAGAGGCTCTCCTCCTCTGCAATCTGCTTCTTAAGAGATCTCGTCAGCTTCGTCTCCTCCTCCTGATGAGGATGAAGCCTGTAATACTCATGCATGTACTCCTCGGGCTCTTGGAGAGGGATGAGCTGCAGCTGGTCGCGGATCCGGATCTTCTCTTTCTTGGAGATTTCCTCTTGCATCTCGCGCATGCGGTTGGCGGCATAAATACCcacaaggtccttcttcttcataGATGATTTGCTGCCCGCGGCATCGAATCCGATCTCAACAAGTACTGTTCTGAACTTGGACAAGTTATCACACAGAGCTGAAATCTGGTTTGGGATATCTTCCCTCTCCATCAGGAGTGCGGGCTGAGATGCGTTGATCTTCGTCAAGAACGATGCCGTCTCCTGCATCTGCAGACAGATTGTCTCGATCTGCTCCTTCGGCTCCATGTCGAATCTGATCTCAACAAGTAATGTTCTGATCTTGGACAAGTTATCACAGAGAACTGAGATCTGGTTTGCGGTATCTTCCCTCTCCATCAGGAGTGCGGTCTGAGATGCGTTGATCTTCGTCAAGAACGATGCCGTCACCTGCATCTGCAGACAGATTGTCTCAATCTGCTCCTTACGCTCCG comes from Triticum aestivum cultivar Chinese Spring chromosome 5B, IWGSC CS RefSeq v2.1, whole genome shotgun sequence and encodes:
- the LOC123111169 gene encoding uncharacterized protein; protein product: MPNPKRPAVTADDPDPKRRALHDPVPERRAGEDPDSERRAGDDPDPERRRGDDPDPDPKRRRGDAPDGASPNRLPDGASPNRLPDGGDPSGQRTAMAYGGGAEGWSTEDKVEKVYAQKEVAMDITERKEQIETICLQMQVTASFLTKINASQTALLMEREDTANQISVLCDNLSKIRTLLVEIRFDMEPKEQIETICLQMQETASFLTKINASQPALLMEREDIPNQISALCDNLSKFRTVLVEIGFDAAGSKSSMKKKDLVGIYAANRMREMQEEISKKEKIRIRDQLQLIPLQEPEEYMHEYYRLHPHQEEETKLTRSLKKQIAEEESLYATYRRGRKGLLAGSTFEAESMISPMHFTFCPPGVASEDDVAVTTGTSLEIFSIKIAQIKGDLNWPLYVYGVVAARDRVDFNRNILFNRMRNNAQKVTEADPFLCLTGPARAILPEVEFEVELMVKGRTKSCDRALIYQAYPYIHSCADLYSIGLHNCLCEIKLSLQQLVNSVQATIIAVQIVNAGTCTFKYGGRVACSLKSNEAIVCDSKGFLMEDPPGAGATWTGLPFIDPPGTQVVLLDSRYCDDGEMPMSTDGYLDLMRRVVSVELPVDHFYYPEKLEETLKVQVEAYSESGVVSAKGHVKFTPKLCNISKAVCDIGDSKVEITVAWSVHVVCKT